The stretch of DNA CCGTGATCACCGGCGGCGGGAGCGGCATCGGCCTGGCGTCAGCCAAGCTCTTCGCCCAGGAAGGCGCAACGGTCGTCATCGTCGGGCGCAATAAGGATGCGCTCGACAAAGCCGCCGCCGAAATCGGCGGCAGCGCGGCGGCGATCGTCGCGGATGTCGCGGACCTGGACGCGCTGGACGCGCTCTATGCGGAGGTCGGCAAGCGTTTCGGCAGGATCGACGTGATCTTTGCCAACGCGGGCGTCAACAATCTCGCGCCGTTCGAGGCGGTAACGGTTGAGGATTTCGACACCCAGTTCAACGCCAATGTTCGCGGTCTCTTCTTCACCGTGCAGAAGGCGCTGCCGCTGCTCAGCGATGGGGCATCGGTGATTCTCAACGCCTCTGTGGCGCATGGCAAGGGTACCCCGATGCACTCGGTCTATGCGGCGACCAAGGCGGCCGTACGGTCCTTTGCACGCAGTTGGACGACCGACCTCAAACATCGGAAGATTCGCGTCAACTCGCTCAGCCCCGGGCTGGTCGAGACTCCGATCTTCGGCAAGCTGGGCGTCCCGGCCGAGGCCATCAAGGAAGGGCTACCCGCGATGCTTGCCCAGATGCCGATGGGCCGGGTCGGCAGGCCGGAAGAGGC from Rhizobium leguminosarum bv. trifolii WSM1325 encodes:
- a CDS encoding short-chain dehydrogenase/reductase SDR (PFAM: short-chain dehydrogenase/reductase SDR; KR domain protein~KEGG: mlo:mlr5280 glucose dehydrogenase), whose amino-acid sequence is MAKLTDKVAVITGGGSGIGLASAKLFAQEGATVVIVGRNKDALDKAAAEIGGSAAAIVADVADLDALDALYAEVGKRFGRIDVIFANAGVNNLAPFEAVTVEDFDTQFNANVRGLFFTVQKALPLLSDGASVILNASVAHGKGTPMHSVYAATKAAVRSFARSWTTDLKHRKIRVNSLSPGLVETPIFGKLGVPAEAIKEGLPAMLAQMPMGRVGRPEEAATVALFLASADSSFVTGIDLPVDGGMGQV